AACAATGCTAATTTGCGGGGCTGCAACCGTAACGCCGCGTGGACCTGCCCTTAACGAAATCCTAAAGCGGGCCGGTGCACTCTGGATCCACAGGGCTACAGGCCGGGCCCAGCCGCCGGCCGGACGCGCGAGGTGTTCCATGCACAGCACGAGTCAGCCGACGTTTGCGAACAACAGCAGTGATTCGATCAATATCCTGGTGAATTGGGAAGTCAATTACTGGTCCACCCGCTGGGGTGTGACGCCGGAACAGCTATTGCGTGCGGTGTCGGAAGTCGGCACCAATGTGCGGGTTGTCCAGGCGCATCTGGCGGACCAGGGGCGCGCGCAGACGATGCAGTGAGATCGCGCGACGCTTCGCGTTGCCGCAGCAAATGGGTACGGAAACGAGGGGCCGCAGGGCCCCTCGTTCGTCTGCGCGTTGGCAGGGTTGTCTAGTCGCCGCCGCCACCGCCACAGCCGCCGCATCCACCGCCGCCACTGTCGCTGTCGCCGCTGCTGCTGCAGCCGCTGCTCGAATCCGAGGACGACGAGGACGACGACGCGGGGGCGCGTACATCGTGGTACGCCGCATACGCCGTACCCGCGAGAACGGCCGTGCCGGCCAGTGCCACGGCCAGGCCGACATCCCTGTCGCGCGGCGCTCGCGTGGCGTGCGCATGCCGCTGGCGCAGCTGTTTGAGCGCAGCGTCGCCGGCGGTGGCGGTCCACGGGCGGTTGAGGAACAGCACCAGTGCCGCGATTGCCGTCACGATCACCAGCACGATCAGGAAGCCGACCGGCCGGTCACGGCTGATGCCGACGGCAATTTTCGCCATGCCCAGGCCCATGAGCGCGATAAAGGGCAGTGCGCCGAGCAGGGCAACGCGTTTGCGCTGCGGTTCGGGCACCAGCAGTTTGCGCTGCACCAGGGATTGTTCGATGCGAGCCAGTGCGGGCGTGATGGCGGCTGGCAGTGCGTGCAATGCCGTGCCCTTGCCCAGTTCGTGCGCGACGACATCCAGCGGGTATTCGGAGATGGCGCGCGCATCGTGGACGACGACAGTGCGCGTCTGGTCCGACCAATGCGCCTGCTGGCGTGACATCAGCTCAGCCACGGCCGCATCGGCGACGCGGGTGGGCCCGCCGGCGAGGTAGGCGACGGACCAGGCGTCCAGGTTCGGACTGGATGAGCTGGCGCGCATATCACGCGCGTTGCGGCGCAACACCTTGGAGACGATCGCACACACGATCGCGAGGACGAGGTAGAGGCCGAGAAACTCCGGCCCCGTCAGTTCCAGCGGGTTAAGCTCGGCCGCCTGCAGCAGCGGTGCAATCGCCAGGGCGGCCAGCGCGGCAGTGGCGCGCCAGAGTGTCTGTGCACGTGGCCAGCGCGGGCGCGGCAACAGCACGACGCGGCGCATGTCGACGCGGCGATAGGCGGCTGCGCTGCGGAATGCTTCCTGGGCACCGGGCCAGAATTCCGCCGGCGGTGCGCCGAACCAGGCCTGGTAGCTGGCCAGCGTATCGGCGTACTGGCGGTAGTGCTTGTGATCTTCGTCGCGACCGCCGCGCGTAGGCTGGTGATGCAGCGACTTGCCGAGCACGCACGGACAGAAGGTTTCCCAGTAATCGCGCGAATAGGTCAGGTGCAGGTGCCAGACTTCGTCGACCACGTCGCTGGGTGTGACCGGATCCGGCGCAACGACGGCCAGAAAGCAGAAGCGGCGGTATTCCTCGATCGCCTGTTCGGCATGGCTGCGGCTCCAGCCATGTTCGCGGGCGAGACGGGCGGGAAAATCCAGGGCGTCGCCCCGGGTTCCGAAATCGTGTGCGGCGATGCGCTGCCAAAGGGCCTGGTGGTCGGCCGGCCAGTCCAATCCGATCGAAGACATGACACTCCCCCGGGGTATCGAATAGGCAGTTCAAACGATACACAGTATTTGTGGCGAACGCCGCCGGGTGACGGGCTCGACTGCGCGAAGCCCCCAATTGCCGGAAGAGACTTAACGGATTTCGATGCGGCCTATTGGCATCGGGAACAAATACGCGTACATTCGCTACCACTGTGTTTGCTTGGGTCACGGTAAACTGTGGCCTGATGCGGTAGATCACACGATCCGCTTCATCGATTCGCCCCGCTTGCTCCCTGCAACCTCAGTCTCGACGCGAATGTTCGCGGGCGTGATATTTTCAATCTGTTTCATGGAGTTAAGTTATGTCGAATCGTCAGAGCGGTGTTGTCAAGTGGTTCAACGACGCTAAGGGCTTTGGTTTCATCACCCCGGAAAGCGGCGCCGACCTCTTCGTTCACTTCCGCGCGATTCAGGGCACGGGTTTCAAGACCCTGCAGGAAGGCCAGCGTGTTACCTTCATCGCCGTTCAGGGCCAGAAGGGCATGCAGGCTGACCAGGTTCAGGTCGTCTGATCTAAACCGCCCAGCGTAGTATCGGAACCCCGGATGGAAACATCCGGGGTTTTCTTTTGTGCATGTTTCGGCGACGAAGGCCTTCGGGGGAATGGCTTACGCACCGTTCCTGATGTTCCGGCTGAAATGCATCGGCGCCCCGGATAGTCGCATCCTGCGGATGACGCCGGCACGGTACCATCCGGCCCTCGGAATGCCCGACGAGGGAGTGCGTCGATGAAAGGCCGCTGGTGGACGAACCTGTACGCGCAGGTCCTGGTCGCGATGGCGATCGGCATCCTGCTGGGGCACTTCGTGCCGGACCTAGGCGCCCAGATGAAACCGCTCGGGGACGGGTTCATCAAGTTGGTGAAGACGGTCATCGGGCCTCTGATCTTCCTGACCGTTGTGGTCGGCATGGCCAAGATGGGGGATCTGCGCCACGTTGGAAGAATCGGCCTCAAGGCGCTGATTTACTTCGAAGTATTGACCACGCTGGCGCTGGTGATCGGGCTGGTCGTCGCCAACCTGGTCGAACCGGGCGCGAGTATCCAGGCCAGCGCTGCTGCGCTGGATGGCAAGGCCGTGGCGGGCTACCAGAAGGCCGCCGCCGACCAGGGCATCGTCAGCTTCCTGCTGCACATCATTCCCGACACCCTGGTTTCTGCCTTTGTCGATGGCGACCTGCTGCAGGTGTTGCTGGTGGCACTGCTGTTCGGGACGGCCATGACCCGTGCGGGCGCGGCAGGCCGGCGCGTACTCGACGCATTCGAGGATTTCGCGCACGTGCTCTTCGGTGTGGTGAACCTGATCATGCGTGCGGCGCCGATCGGCGCCTTTGGCGCCATGGCGTTCACGATCGGCAAGTTCGGCATCGCCACCCTGGCTTCCCTGCTATGGCTGCTCGTTTCGG
This genomic stretch from Tahibacter amnicola harbors:
- a CDS encoding TIGR04222 domain-containing membrane protein, encoding MSSIGLDWPADHQALWQRIAAHDFGTRGDALDFPARLAREHGWSRSHAEQAIEEYRRFCFLAVVAPDPVTPSDVVDEVWHLHLTYSRDYWETFCPCVLGKSLHHQPTRGGRDEDHKHYRQYADTLASYQAWFGAPPAEFWPGAQEAFRSAAAYRRVDMRRVVLLPRPRWPRAQTLWRATAALAALAIAPLLQAAELNPLELTGPEFLGLYLVLAIVCAIVSKVLRRNARDMRASSSSPNLDAWSVAYLAGGPTRVADAAVAELMSRQQAHWSDQTRTVVVHDARAISEYPLDVVAHELGKGTALHALPAAITPALARIEQSLVQRKLLVPEPQRKRVALLGALPFIALMGLGMAKIAVGISRDRPVGFLIVLVIVTAIAALVLFLNRPWTATAGDAALKQLRQRHAHATRAPRDRDVGLAVALAGTAVLAGTAYAAYHDVRAPASSSSSSSDSSSGCSSSGDSDSGGGGCGGCGGGGGD
- a CDS encoding DUF3606 domain-containing protein, producing the protein MHSTSQPTFANNSSDSINILVNWEVNYWSTRWGVTPEQLLRAVSEVGTNVRVVQAHLADQGRAQTMQ
- a CDS encoding cold-shock protein; this encodes MSNRQSGVVKWFNDAKGFGFITPESGADLFVHFRAIQGTGFKTLQEGQRVTFIAVQGQKGMQADQVQVV
- the dctA gene encoding C4-dicarboxylate transporter DctA; translation: MKGRWWTNLYAQVLVAMAIGILLGHFVPDLGAQMKPLGDGFIKLVKTVIGPLIFLTVVVGMAKMGDLRHVGRIGLKALIYFEVLTTLALVIGLVVANLVEPGASIQASAAALDGKAVAGYQKAAADQGIVSFLLHIIPDTLVSAFVDGDLLQVLLVALLFGTAMTRAGAAGRRVLDAFEDFAHVLFGVVNLIMRAAPIGAFGAMAFTIGKFGIATLASLLWLLVSVYVTCALFVFLVLGLVAYWSGFSLWRFLVFIRHELLLVLGTSSSESALPRMLVRLEQAGCARSVVGLVLPTGYSFNLDGTCIYLTMAALFIAQALGIELSLREELTLLAVLLLTSKGAAGVTGSGFITLAATLGALGGKVPVEGVALVLGVDRFLSEARAITNLIGNGVATMVVAKWEGLRDDDRMREAFARGPDDSVDTGVPASA